The DNA segment CTCGATACTTTCATCATCAGGGAAATCATCAACAATCCCTCTAAAAAGGATGAAATCCTGGGCACTTCCCTGGGGCTGCGCATTGGCGTTAACCTCCTGCTCATTCCCATTAGTGTAGGCATTTACCTCATCTTCCATCTCCTGTCCGATAAACCCGGCAATCCCTTAACCTGGATCGTTTTCCTGCTCTCCTTCGCCTCCTTTTTCAAATCCTTCAACATCATAGATTCTTACTACCAGTCGCAGGTACAGTCCAAATACGTCGTACATGTACAAAACATCTGCCTTATTTTTTCTTCCCTGTTAAAAATCCTGCTGATATGGCTCAAAGCACCCGTCATCTGGGTTGCCGCAGCATTGGCCTTCGACGGTCTTATCCTTGCCCTCGGCCTGGTATTCCTGTACCATAGTCACGGCTTCAGCATCCGGAGCTGGACCTTCAGCCGCAGCCGGGCCCGGTCCCTGCTCAAACAGTCCTTCCCCCTCATCCTTTCGGGGGTCATGGTGCTGCTCTATATGAAAATAGATATCCTCATGCTCAAAAAAAATGGCAGTACCGAAGTTGGCATTTATACTGCCGCCGCCAGAATCAGCGAGGCCTGGTATTTCATTCCTTCCGCCATCATCACTTCTGTCTTTCCTGCCATCATCAACGCCCGAAAAACAGATATTGAACGATATAACAAAAGGTTAAAAAACCTGTATGACCTGCTGGTCTTTATCAGTCTGCCCGTAGCGATACTGGTCGGTTTCTTCGGAAACGAAATCATCCATTTCCTCTGGGACACGGCGTATGAAGGTGCCGGCCCCATGCTTTCCATACACATCTGGTCGGGCATATTTGTATTCCTGGGCAGTGCCAGTTCTCAATACCTGCTGGCAGAAGGTTATACCATGATCTCCTTTCAGCGCACAGCTGCCGGGGCCATCATCAACATCCTCTTAAATTTCTGGCTGATCCCGCTTTATGGCGGTATAGGTGCGTCCATTGCCACACTCATTGCCTGCTTTGTCACCACTTTCTGGATCCTGTTTATCCCTGAAACCCGGCAACAGGGACTCCTCATGCTCAAATCACTGTTCATGATCAGCCTTTTTCAAAAACTCTTCCGGGCGGCAAATCCCTCCAGGTAAACAAACACCTAATAATTATACGCTTATATTAGTTTTTTGCGTTTAACATTTTAACTTTGGCCCATAAAATCAACAAGCGGATGAAGTCCTTAAAAGAGGTAGCAAAATCAATTCTGTTAAAGCCCGTACATATCTTTGATGTGATCCAGCTGAAGTCCAGGATCAGGAAAACAGATGGCGATCTGTACATCATCATTGGCGCCCACAATACCAATTACGAGAACTGGCTGCCTACCAATATAGAAAACCTCAACCTGCTGGATAAAGCTTCTTTCCAAAACCTGTTTGAAGAAAAAAAGGTAAGCCGCTTTTTAGCAGAGCATGTATTTGAGCACATCAGCTATGAGGATGCCCTTATTGCCCTTAAAAACTGTAACCAGTACATGAAAAAAGGCGGCACCATACGTATAGCCGTACCAGATGGCTTCCATCCCAACCCCGATTACATCAATATGGTCAAACCAGGGGGCATTGGCGAAGGGGCACACGACCATAAATTGTTGTACGATTATAAAAAACTGGGCAAAGTACTGGAAGATGCCGGCTTTAAAGCTGTTCCCCTGGAATATTATGACGAACAGGGACAATTCCATTTTACGGAATGGGACAGTAAAGATGGCCATGTACACCGCTCTAAAAGGTACGACAAACGCTTTAACGAGCCGCTCGGTTATTCTTCTTTAATTGTTGACGGCATAAAAATTTAAACATGAAAGCCAGATTATCCGCATTCAGTCTGCTCAACCCCGGAAAGTTAAAAGTATTGCTTTCCTTGGGCATAAAAGGCTATCTGGCCGACAAAGGCTGGTTCGATGCTTACCGCACTAAATCGGCTATCGACCAGGATGGTAAGCCCATCGCCTGGGTAACATATTCATTTATTGACTTTATTAAAGACCGGATCAGTAAACAACACGATATATTTGAGTTCGGCTCCGGTAATTCAACTTTATTTTACGCAGGCATGGCCCGCTCGGTATATTCGGTGGAACACGACAGGGACTGGTTCGAAAAGAGTTCCAAAATTAATCTCCCAAATGTGAACATGATCCATTGCAACCTGGTTCCGGGCGGCGACTATTGTAAAAGTGCCCAGACTACCGGTAAAAAGTTCCATGTCATTATTGTTGACGGCCGCGACCGGGTAAATTGCTGCAAACAGGCCATTGATGCCTTAACTGAAGACGGGGTGCTGGTACTCGATGATTCTGAAAGGCCAGTGTATGCCGAAGTCCATACTTTCCTGCAACAGCATGGCTTTAAATACCTGCCTTTTTCAGGCATGGCACCGGGTGTGATCATCTCCAAATATACCTCTGTGTTTTACAAACCAAACAATTGTTTGAATGTTTAATGCATAAATAACCCCTGCAAACCGTAAAATACATGCAAACCTTTGCCCCAATTGCCTTATTTGTTTATAACCGCCCGCAGCATACCGCGCGCACCTTAAAGTTCCTAACGCAAAATGAACTGGCATCCGAAAGCAGGTTGTTCGTATTTTCTGACGGACCGAAATCGGCCGCAGATGAAAACAATGTACTGGAAGTAAGGGAGCTCCTTAAAAACATCAGCGGCTTTAAATCTGTAGAACTTATCGAAAGTAAGGAGAACATGGGCCTGGCCAATGCAGTGATCTCCGGCGTCAACAGGCTCATTGCCGATTACAAGCAGGTGATTGTAATGGAAGATGACCTCATTACCTCACCTTATACGCTCAGCTATTTTAACGAGGCCCTGGAGCGCTACCGTAACGAAGATAAAGTGATGCACATTGGGGCCTATATGTTCAATGTAAAAGATGCCCAGCTGCCGGAAACTTTTTTTTACCGCGTAGCCACCAGCTGGGGCTGGGCAACCTGGGAAAGGGCATGGCAGCATTTTGAACCCAACATAGATACGCTGATGTCCCGCTTCGATAAAACGAAGAAGAGTGCCTTTTCTATAGAACATACCATGAACTTCTGGAAACAGATGCAGGAGTTTAAAAGCGGCAAAAACAACTCATGGGCCATCCGGTGGTATGCCTCTATCTTTTTGAAAGGGGGGTTAACCCTAAACCCAGCCCATTCACTGGTCAACAATATCGGTCACGATGGCACAGGTGTACACTCCGGGATCAACGACATTTACAATGTCATCATCAACCCCAAACCCATTACCTATTTTCCCGATCAGATTGCAGAAAACCCTGAAGCGTATGCAGCCATAAAAAGGTTCCTGGCCGGCAGGAAGGGATCTGTCTGGCAAAGGCTCAAACGTTACCTCATACAGCGTTTTAAATAAAGCTTATTCAGGCTCCGTCAGGCGTTCTCTCAGTTTCGCCTTCAGCCGCATCACCTCATTGATCTTTTCCTGGATAACTGCCCTGTTTTCCCGTGTACCCGACTCATAGTCTTTATACATCAGCATCGACACCGCATAGGCTTTTTCCGCAATTACCTTACGGTAATCCCGGTCTATCCCATCCATTTCCAATACGATCAGCTTGTCCATTTCCCTGGTGATCTTCAGGTTCTCGGCCCAAACATCTATCCCGTTCAGCTTCACCCTCCTCAGTTTTTCTTCCAAAGGCAAATCACTGCTGATGTAATAGATCTGGTTAAACCTTTCGTCATTTAAATTAAAGGCATCCCTTAGTTTTGCATATTCCTCTACCTGGTATCGGGGCGAAAACTGATAAATGAGTGCAGCAAA comes from the Pedobacter heparinus DSM 2366 genome and includes:
- a CDS encoding glycosyltransferase, whose protein sequence is MQTFAPIALFVYNRPQHTARTLKFLTQNELASESRLFVFSDGPKSAADENNVLEVRELLKNISGFKSVELIESKENMGLANAVISGVNRLIADYKQVIVMEDDLITSPYTLSYFNEALERYRNEDKVMHIGAYMFNVKDAQLPETFFYRVATSWGWATWERAWQHFEPNIDTLMSRFDKTKKSAFSIEHTMNFWKQMQEFKSGKNNSWAIRWYASIFLKGGLTLNPAHSLVNNIGHDGTGVHSGINDIYNVIINPKPITYFPDQIAENPEAYAAIKRFLAGRKGSVWQRLKRYLIQRFK
- a CDS encoding FkbM family methyltransferase, which gives rise to MKARLSAFSLLNPGKLKVLLSLGIKGYLADKGWFDAYRTKSAIDQDGKPIAWVTYSFIDFIKDRISKQHDIFEFGSGNSTLFYAGMARSVYSVEHDRDWFEKSSKINLPNVNMIHCNLVPGGDYCKSAQTTGKKFHVIIVDGRDRVNCCKQAIDALTEDGVLVLDDSERPVYAEVHTFLQQHGFKYLPFSGMAPGVIISKYTSVFYKPNNCLNV
- a CDS encoding class I SAM-dependent methyltransferase, translated to MKSLKEVAKSILLKPVHIFDVIQLKSRIRKTDGDLYIIIGAHNTNYENWLPTNIENLNLLDKASFQNLFEEKKVSRFLAEHVFEHISYEDALIALKNCNQYMKKGGTIRIAVPDGFHPNPDYINMVKPGGIGEGAHDHKLLYDYKKLGKVLEDAGFKAVPLEYYDEQGQFHFTEWDSKDGHVHRSKRYDKRFNEPLGYSSLIVDGIKI
- a CDS encoding flippase, whose product is MKIPFIKGFDEAALSRYLKNTGWLMFGKILAIVVGLLIGRYLGPSSFGDLSFADALTAIVAAVGTLGLDTFIIREIINNPSKKDEILGTSLGLRIGVNLLLIPISVGIYLIFHLLSDKPGNPLTWIVFLLSFASFFKSFNIIDSYYQSQVQSKYVVHVQNICLIFSSLLKILLIWLKAPVIWVAAALAFDGLILALGLVFLYHSHGFSIRSWTFSRSRARSLLKQSFPLILSGVMVLLYMKIDILMLKKNGSTEVGIYTAAARISEAWYFIPSAIITSVFPAIINARKTDIERYNKRLKNLYDLLVFISLPVAILVGFFGNEIIHFLWDTAYEGAGPMLSIHIWSGIFVFLGSASSQYLLAEGYTMISFQRTAAGAIINILLNFWLIPLYGGIGASIATLIACFVTTFWILFIPETRQQGLLMLKSLFMISLFQKLFRAANPSR